TGATCGGTACGGGATTGACCGCCATTCGTATGTGGTTGCCCTGGGTGGCGGTTCGTTGCTCGATCTGGTTGGGTATGCGGCTGCTATTTCCCACCGGGGTATTCGCCATATTCGGATTCCGACTACAGTGCTATCGCAAAACGATTCGGGCGTTGGGGTAAAGAATGGCGTCAATTACCGGGGCAAGAAAAACTTCCTCGGCACGTTTGTACCGCCTGTAGCCGTATTCAACGATAGTCAGTTTTTAACCACGTTGGATGATCGCGACTGGCGGGCCGGTATTTCGGAGGCTATTAAGGTAGCGTTGATTAAAGATGCCTCGTTCTTTGAGTGGATCGAACAACACGCCGAACAACTGGCCGCCCGCGACATGACGGCGATGCATTATCTCATCCATCGGTGTGCGCAAATGCACCTCGACCATATTGCCGGGGGCGATCCGTTCGAAATGGGTTCATCACGACCTTTGGATTTTGGCCACTGGAGCGCACATAAACTCGAGCAGTTAAGTGATTTTGAAATCCGGCATGGCGAAGCGGTAGCGATTGGTATTGCCATGGATAGTTTATACTCAAATCGGTTAGGCTGGATTAGCGATACCGACGCAAACCGGATACTTGGTACCTTGCGTACGCTTGGCTTTTCACTCTATCATCCCATGCTCGACTTTAACGACAGCGAAGGGGTTTTAAAAGGTCTTTCGGAGTTCCGCGAACATTTGGGTGGTCAATTGACCATCATGTTGTTGAGCGCCATCGGTAAGGGGGTAGAAGTCCATGAAATGGATGCAACCCGCATTCGGCAGGCGATCGCAACGCTACGGGAAAACGAATTATCAGCTATCCTTTAATAAACACCGTTTTTTTAACGACATGTACGATGGCACCCTGATGCTGTCTTCGCTAAAATTCTGTGGATAAAGCTTATTATGAAAACATCGCTGGGCCACCTCGGATACTGCACCAACATTCATGCGGGTGAAAGCTGGGCCGATCATTTTGCGGCCATCCAGCAGGCCATACCCGAGCTAAAGCAGCGCTTATCGCCCAATGCTCCGTTTGGTATTGGCCTCCGCCTGTCGAACCAGGCCAGCGAAGAGCTTGAGCTTCCCGAAAA
This window of the Spirosoma aerolatum genome carries:
- a CDS encoding 3-dehydroquinate synthase; amino-acid sequence: MDHLHQSFSVRFSYSVFFTERLFDSANTVFADFFKQQLAGGARKKLLFVIDSGVIAAHPSLQTDITQYFAQETDNLDLIQDILVIPGGETAKNDPDFVETIVNAVDRYGIDRHSYVVALGGGSLLDLVGYAAAISHRGIRHIRIPTTVLSQNDSGVGVKNGVNYRGKKNFLGTFVPPVAVFNDSQFLTTLDDRDWRAGISEAIKVALIKDASFFEWIEQHAEQLAARDMTAMHYLIHRCAQMHLDHIAGGDPFEMGSSRPLDFGHWSAHKLEQLSDFEIRHGEAVAIGIAMDSLYSNRLGWISDTDANRILGTLRTLGFSLYHPMLDFNDSEGVLKGLSEFREHLGGQLTIMLLSAIGKGVEVHEMDATRIRQAIATLRENELSAIL